From the genome of Centroberyx gerrardi isolate f3 unplaced genomic scaffold, fCenGer3.hap1.cur.20231027 Scaffold_72, whole genome shotgun sequence, one region includes:
- the LOC144538225 gene encoding ubl carboxyl-terminal hydrolase 18-like yields MRGLINYGTHCSINSVVQCLYGTRELRGLIRDIDEQEYRAPKKNTVAAMLKGLICEMDKNNHGSCDPSFLIDSMSAYSGLSFEVQEDSDLVFKCILNALTDDDGPAEKVGQLWDIKMEKRIRCLRCNVVKSTLDKLNTIPVFIEDNLPAELQEYIKQYSDNTLTMCDYHCAHCHTRTQIEITSKVLSLPPVVCMWIARVKNVGRDTVSLVKIDKRLAFPETLDLKYIMKEPEAAADALYELYAVIAHCGSHYSGHYSAYVRGDDTWYLADDTQVRLCSWDTVKSTYEAGSNFYDGVAYMLMYRRRDSSN; encoded by the coding sequence ATGCGAGGCTTGATCAATTACGGGACCCATTGTAGTATCAACAGCGTGGTGCAGTGCCTGTACGGCACCCGCGAGCTACGGGGTCTCATTCGGGACATCGACGAACAAGAATACCGGGCTCCTAAAAAGAACACGGTGGCTGCGATGCTCAAGGGTCTCATTTGCGAGATGGACAAAAACAACCACGGATCATGCGACCCGAGCTTTCTCATAGACTCCATGAGCGCATACAGTGGATTGTCTTTCGAGGTTCAGGAGGACTCAGACCTCGTCTTCAAGTGCATCCTCAACGCTCTAACAGATGACGACGGGCCTGCTGAAAAGGTTGGACAATTGTGGGACATCAAGATGGAGAAACGTATACGCTGTCTCCGTTGCAACGTAGTCAAGTCTACACTCGATAAGTTGAACACAATCCCCGTGTTTATCGAAGATAATCTTCCTGCCGAGCTGCAGGAATACATCAAACAGTACTCTGACAACACGCTGACAATGTGTGACTACCATTGTGCACATTGTCACACTAGAACCCAGATCGAAATCACAAGCAAGGTTTTGTCATTGCCCCCCGTTGTATGTATGTGGATCGCACGCGTTAAAAACGTTGGCAGAGATACCGTTAGTTTAGTCAAGATAGACAAGCGCCTCGCTTTCCCCGAGACTCTGGATCTGAAATACATCATGAAAGAACCCGAAGCGGCCGCTGACGCTCTATACGAGTTGTACGCCGTCATAGCCCACTGTGGTAGTCACTACAGTGGACATTACAGTGCTTATGTGCGGGGAGATGACACTTGGTATCTTGCGGACGACACTCAAGTTCGGTTGTGCTCGTGGGACACTGTGAAGTCAACCTACGAAGCAGGATCTAACTTTTACGATGGAGTAGCTTACATGCTCATGTACCGCAGGAGAGACAGCTCCAATTAA